In the genome of Candidatus Eremiobacteraceae bacterium, one region contains:
- a CDS encoding tetratricopeptide repeat protein, translating into MMTAPRTLLIALAVCCAVLASARPSVAAPQQGDQYSNRSYLTHVNDGLTSFYTKNFGKARVDFEAALAIAPTDSFALSFLNASLRNLGVDALTELANQEEEDAAKNPRDALAQTRLGYTYLFMSQFQTARGPDARDAFNAALLIDPHMAAAHVGLGIYRLGDNSTSRAKAEFLAALESSPKDVLAREYLSSIYQVDLKDPNRALAYLVDVPNLMPNYPDAFYHLGSIMDDLGQYDAAIKYLKTAIDLDKGHVGEAGQYGLPLLGTVYLKVHKVPEAKLAFSEAIVYGEAPEFSQSQLDKIKRGDIK; encoded by the coding sequence ATGATGACCGCTCCTCGCACTCTTTTGATCGCTCTCGCCGTCTGTTGCGCCGTGCTGGCGTCCGCGCGGCCGAGCGTCGCCGCCCCGCAGCAAGGCGACCAGTATTCCAACCGCTCGTATCTGACGCATGTCAACGACGGTCTCACGTCGTTCTACACGAAGAACTTCGGCAAAGCGCGCGTCGATTTCGAAGCGGCGCTCGCCATCGCGCCGACCGACTCGTTCGCGCTGTCGTTCCTCAACGCCAGCCTGCGCAATCTGGGCGTCGACGCGCTGACCGAGCTCGCCAATCAAGAAGAAGAAGATGCGGCCAAGAATCCACGCGACGCGCTCGCGCAGACGCGCTTGGGCTACACGTATCTATTCATGTCGCAGTTCCAGACCGCGCGCGGCCCGGACGCGCGCGACGCCTTCAACGCCGCGCTGCTGATCGATCCGCACATGGCCGCGGCGCACGTGGGCCTGGGCATCTACCGGCTCGGCGACAATTCGACCAGCCGCGCGAAGGCGGAGTTCCTCGCCGCGCTCGAGTCATCGCCGAAAGACGTGCTGGCGCGCGAGTATCTATCGAGCATCTATCAGGTCGACCTCAAAGATCCCAATCGCGCGCTCGCCTATCTGGTGGACGTGCCCAACCTGATGCCCAACTATCCCGACGCGTTCTATCATCTCGGCTCGATCATGGACGATCTCGGCCAGTACGACGCGGCCATCAAGTACCTCAAGACGGCGATCGACTTGGACAAAGGCCATGTCGGTGAAGCGGGCCAGTACGGTCTGCCGCTGCTGGGCACGGTGTACCTCAAAGTGCACAAGGTGCCCGAGGCCAAGCTCGCGTTCTCCGAGGCGATCGTCTACGGCGAGGCGCCCGAGTTCTCGCAATCGCAGCTCGATAAGATCAAGCGCGGCGACATCAAGTGA
- the smpB gene encoding SsrA-binding protein SmpB: protein MTANTSGEKLIASNRRAFHDYKIEERMEAGLALTGTEVKSLRVNGASLVDGYVKLRGREAWLVNVHIPPYEQGTFFSQHEPRRDRKLLLHARELKRLVGTLQEKGLALLPLRLYFKRGKVKAELGLGRGKKHYDKRETIKARDAKRETERYARRGS, encoded by the coding sequence ATGACCGCCAACACCAGCGGCGAAAAGCTCATCGCGAGCAACCGGCGCGCCTTCCACGATTACAAGATCGAAGAACGGATGGAGGCCGGCCTGGCGTTGACCGGCACCGAGGTGAAGAGCCTGCGCGTCAACGGCGCTTCGCTGGTCGACGGATACGTGAAGCTGCGGGGGCGCGAAGCGTGGCTGGTCAACGTCCACATCCCGCCCTACGAGCAGGGCACGTTCTTCTCGCAGCACGAGCCGCGGCGCGACCGCAAGCTGCTGCTGCACGCGCGCGAGCTCAAACGGCTGGTCGGCACGCTGCAGGAAAAAGGGCTCGCACTGCTGCCGTTGCGCTTGTATTTCAAGCGCGGCAAGGTGAAGGCAGAGCTCGGACTCGGGCGCGGCAAGAAACACTATGACAAGCGCGAGACGATCAAAGCGCGCGACGCGAAACGCGAAACCGAACGCTACGCGCGCCGCGGCTCGTAG
- a CDS encoding BON domain-containing protein codes for MRRLLLGSAILAAATLVACSKSDQDQTQRTIERGAGDAWVCTQVRASATALDPATVSLVKIECSPGLVTLRGEVRSAQERDQLIAATRKIDGVKAVDAHIVVNPKAPTGNEIADDVTLATKVHVAIAGQTGVNALKIGVGVHNGVATLTGDVPSPAIQTVAVDAARGVKGVKGVVDKLEVRR; via the coding sequence ATGAGGCGCCTGTTGCTCGGGTCGGCGATCCTCGCGGCAGCGACGCTCGTCGCCTGCAGCAAGAGCGACCAGGACCAAACACAGCGCACCATCGAGCGCGGCGCCGGCGACGCGTGGGTCTGCACACAGGTGCGAGCCTCGGCGACGGCGCTCGACCCCGCGACCGTATCGCTGGTGAAGATCGAATGCTCGCCCGGTCTCGTGACCCTGCGCGGCGAGGTGCGCAGCGCGCAAGAACGCGATCAGCTCATCGCGGCCACGCGCAAGATCGATGGCGTCAAAGCCGTCGATGCGCACATCGTCGTGAATCCCAAAGCACCGACCGGCAACGAGATCGCAGACGACGTCACGTTGGCGACCAAAGTGCATGTCGCGATCGCCGGACAGACCGGCGTGAACGCGCTCAAGATCGGCGTGGGCGTGCACAACGGCGTCGCGACGCTGACCGGCGACGTGCCGTCACCGGCGATCCAGACCGTCGCCGTCGATGCGGCGCGCGGCGTCAAAGGCGTGAAGGGAGTCGTCGACAAGCTCGAGGTCCGGAGGTAA
- a CDS encoding molybdopterin molybdotransferase MoeA translates to MEGRQTSTVDPTLRRVSLARALSAVLAHPIRTAATQRVPIGADSAGRVLAEDVRALEDVPPFTRSSVDGFAVRAQDVRGADGRAVVRLTVIGEVLMGAAAPPAELQSGQAMRVPTGGWLPRGTTGVVKKEDCRDLGAAIEVVDGEGSEDHITAQGADVRCGDLLRRRGDVLTPASVGLLSGSGVAELVVFATPVVGLLVTGDEIVSPGHDLRAGAVRDINSLSLAAALRAMGFAPRTYDRVPDRKDAFERAFARARAECDAVVISGGSSVGERDYTPQIVGAAGPPGVIVHGVLAKPGRPTMLALVGDMPVIGLPGNPVSALVMLETLGKPVLLRLYDKRDETLPLRARLRARLDLDPELEHLVPVALARAEGGLEADPLLGTSAQMHILGFADALVDVPAGSGPIEAGTWIDASPLSRTSSLR, encoded by the coding sequence ATGGAGGGGCGCCAGACGTCCACAGTCGATCCGACCCTGCGCCGCGTCAGCCTTGCGCGCGCCCTGAGCGCCGTGCTTGCGCATCCTATCCGCACCGCGGCCACGCAACGCGTGCCGATCGGAGCGGACAGCGCCGGGCGGGTGTTGGCCGAGGACGTGCGCGCACTCGAGGACGTGCCGCCCTTCACGCGCTCGAGCGTGGACGGCTTCGCCGTGCGCGCGCAAGACGTGCGCGGTGCCGATGGTCGCGCGGTCGTGCGCTTGACCGTCATCGGGGAAGTGCTCATGGGCGCCGCGGCTCCGCCGGCCGAGCTGCAGTCCGGCCAAGCGATGCGCGTGCCGACCGGCGGGTGGCTGCCGCGTGGCACTACCGGCGTCGTCAAGAAAGAGGACTGCCGCGACTTGGGCGCGGCGATCGAGGTCGTCGACGGCGAAGGCAGCGAGGACCACATCACGGCGCAAGGCGCTGATGTGCGCTGCGGCGACCTGCTGCGCCGTCGCGGCGACGTGTTGACGCCGGCATCGGTCGGATTGCTCTCGGGATCCGGCGTCGCCGAGCTCGTCGTGTTCGCGACCCCCGTCGTCGGCCTGCTCGTCACCGGCGACGAGATCGTCTCGCCCGGGCACGACCTTCGCGCCGGAGCGGTGCGCGACATCAACAGCCTGTCGCTTGCGGCGGCGCTGCGCGCGATGGGATTCGCGCCGCGCACCTACGATCGAGTACCCGATCGAAAGGATGCGTTCGAGCGCGCCTTCGCGCGCGCGCGCGCCGAATGCGACGCGGTGGTGATCTCCGGCGGCTCCAGCGTCGGCGAGCGCGACTACACGCCGCAGATCGTCGGCGCGGCCGGACCGCCGGGCGTCATCGTGCACGGCGTGCTCGCCAAACCTGGCCGGCCGACGATGCTGGCGCTGGTCGGCGACATGCCGGTGATAGGCCTGCCCGGCAATCCGGTCTCCGCACTCGTGATGCTCGAGACGCTGGGCAAACCGGTCTTGCTGCGGCTCTACGACAAGCGCGACGAGACGTTGCCCCTGCGCGCTCGCCTGCGCGCACGGCTCGATCTCGATCCGGAACTCGAACATCTGGTGCCGGTCGCCCTCGCGCGCGCCGAGGGCGGTCTTGAAGCCGATCCGCTGCTCGGCACGTCCGCGCAGATGCACATTCTCGGATTCGCCGACGCGCTGGTGGACGTGCCCGCGGGAAGCGGGCCGATCGAGGCCGGTACGTGGATCGACGCCAGCCCGCTTTCACGCACGTCAAGTTTGAGGTGA
- a CDS encoding metallophosphoesterase family protein, which yields MRYGIISDIHSNLEALNAVIAEIDAMGVDALLCLGDIVGYGPSPNECCDLLRERGALSIAGNHDEAAVRSAGAERFNTLAREAMSWTRSQLTPENQAYLAGLPRERRVDGFAMVHGAPVHHFDYIMDVMDAKRAFEATVEALTFVGHSHVAEVYYQDPAGRTFQQRLLHGGRIDIVPEFRYITNVGSVGQPRDRNPQASFACYDDAIAAVEIRRVAYDIERVRQRMALASLPKPLAERLAAGW from the coding sequence CTGCGTTACGGCATCATATCCGACATCCACTCCAACCTCGAGGCGCTCAACGCGGTCATCGCCGAAATCGATGCCATGGGGGTCGACGCGTTGCTGTGCCTGGGCGACATCGTGGGCTACGGTCCGAGCCCGAACGAATGCTGCGACCTCCTGCGCGAACGCGGTGCGCTGTCCATCGCCGGCAACCACGACGAAGCGGCGGTCCGCAGCGCCGGCGCGGAGCGCTTCAACACCCTCGCGCGCGAGGCCATGTCATGGACCCGCTCGCAGCTCACGCCGGAGAACCAGGCCTACCTCGCCGGGCTTCCCAGGGAGCGGCGGGTCGACGGCTTTGCGATGGTGCACGGGGCCCCCGTCCACCATTTCGACTATATAATGGATGTGATGGATGCCAAGCGGGCGTTCGAAGCCACCGTGGAGGCCCTGACCTTCGTCGGCCACAGCCACGTGGCGGAAGTCTACTACCAGGACCCGGCAGGCAGGACGTTCCAGCAGCGGCTCCTGCATGGCGGGCGAATCGACATCGTTCCCGAATTCCGTTACATCACCAACGTGGGAAGCGTAGGGCAGCCGCGCGACCGTAACCCGCAGGCGTCATTCGCATGCTATGACGACGCGATCGCGGCGGTCGAGATCCGCCGAGTGGCCTACGATATCGAGCGCGTGCGCCAGCGCATGGCGCTCGCGAGTCTCCCGAAACCACTAGCCGAGCGCCTCGCCGCGGGCTGGTAA
- a CDS encoding PaaI family thioesterase has translation MSASREAFLASTAPSRLEDDRRCFACGPDNPLGLRLKFEYGKDSATCRVAIDPQFCGWTGMLHGGIVATLLDEAMAHAAIAAGARAVTAKLEIRFRKPAPTGAPLLLEGNVERRRANVLDGKAVLSDGAGNVYAEGHSRFIAV, from the coding sequence GTGAGCGCATCGCGCGAAGCGTTTCTGGCATCGACAGCGCCCTCTCGCCTCGAGGACGACCGCCGCTGCTTCGCGTGCGGTCCAGACAACCCGCTCGGTCTGCGCCTCAAGTTCGAATACGGCAAAGATTCAGCGACATGCCGAGTCGCGATCGACCCGCAGTTCTGCGGCTGGACAGGCATGCTGCACGGCGGCATCGTGGCGACGCTGCTCGATGAGGCGATGGCGCACGCCGCGATCGCCGCGGGCGCACGTGCGGTCACCGCCAAGCTCGAGATCCGTTTTCGCAAGCCGGCGCCCACCGGCGCGCCGCTGCTGCTCGAAGGCAACGTCGAGCGCCGGCGCGCAAACGTGTTGGACGGCAAGGCCGTCTTGTCCGACGGCGCCGGCAACGTCTACGCCGAAGGCCATTCGCGCTTCATCGCGGTCTAA